From Pseudorca crassidens isolate mPseCra1 chromosome 15, mPseCra1.hap1, whole genome shotgun sequence, one genomic window encodes:
- the SLC2A10 gene encoding solute carrier family 2, facilitated glucose transporter member 10 isoform X3, with the protein MGAWSLKHWTAREFPSLPFFFFKRHPSSPEIILYINSFIICLFLLECQIFENTIVLPAPRTLPGRPSLFLALCASVSLLGGLTFGYELAVISGALLPLQLDFGLSCSEQELLVGSLLLGALLASLVGGFLIDRYGRKQAILGSNLVLLAGSLSLSLASSLAWLVLGRSVAGFAISLSSMACCIYVSELVGPRQRGVLVSLYEAGITVGILLSYALNYVLVGALWGWRHMFGWATAPALLQSLSLLLLPPGTVDAAAHRDLIPLQGGEATKLGLGRPRYSFLDLFRTRDNMRGRTMVGLGLVLCQQLTGQPNVLCYASTIFHSVGFRGASSAVLASVGLGAVKVAATLTAMGLVDRVGRRALLIAGCALMALSVSGIGLVSFAVPMDSGPSCLAVPNATRLSGFPGDSGLPSGLAPPLRPMTDQSPGRPVLSTSEKPKPHPGAGDPTALPLPALSIMPAARPSPAPEHALLHWTALVCMMLFVSAFSFSFGPVTWLVLSEVYPVEIRGRAFAFCNSFNWAANLFISLSFLDLIGAIGLSWTFLLYGLTAVFGLGFIYLFVPETKGQSLTEIDQQFQKRWFALSFGHRQSSAGIQYSRIEVSAAC; encoded by the exons atgggagcgtggagtcttaaacactggactgccagggaattcccttctctgcctttttttttttttaaacgacaCCCATCATCACctgaaattatattatatattaattcatttatcatTTGCCTTTTTCTACTAGAATGTCAGATCTTTGAAAACACCATTGTATTGCCAGCCCCAAGAACACTGCCTG GCCGACCCTCACTCTTCCTGGCACTGTGTGCCTCTGTGTCTTTGCTGGGCGGCCTGACCTTTGGCTATGAACTGGCAGTCATATCGGGTGCCCTACTGCCACTTCAGCTTGACTTTGGGCTAAGCTGCTCGGAACAGGAGCTCCTGGTGGGCAGTCTGCTCCTGGGGGCTCTCCTTGCCTCCCTGGTAGGGGGCTTCCTCATCGACCGCTATGGCAGGAAGCAAGCCATCCTCGGGAGCAACTTGGTGCTGTTGGCGGGCAGCCTGAGCCTGAGCCTGGCCAGCTCCCTGGCCTGGCTGGTCCTGGGCCGCTCAGTGGCTGGCTTTGCCATCTCCCTCTCCTCCATGGCCTGCTGTATCTACGTGTCAGAGCTGGTTGGGCCACGGCAGCGGGGAGTGCTGGTGTCCCTCTACGAGGCAGGCATCACCGTGGGCATCCTGCTCTCCTATGCACTCAACTACGTGCTGGTCGGTGCCCTCTGGGGCTGGAGGCATATGTTCGGCTGGGCCACTGCGCCTGCTCTCCTGCAGTCCctcagcctcctcctcctcccccctggTACAGTTGATGCTGCAGCCCACAGGGACCTCATCCCCCTCCAGGGAGGCGAGGCCACGAAGCTGGGCCTGGGGAGGCCAAGATACTCCTTCCTGGACCTCTTCAGGACCAGGGATAACATGAGAGGCCGGACCatggtggggctggggctggtgcTTTGCCAGCAGCTAACAGGGCAGCCCAACGTGCTGTGCTACGCCTCCACCATCTTCCATTCAGTCGGCTTCCGTGGGGCCTCCTCGGCTGTGCTGGCCTCCGTGGGGCTTGGCGCCGTGAAGGTGGCAGCCACCCTGACCGCCATGGGGCTGGTGGACCGAGTGGGCCGCAGGGCCCTGTTAATCGCTGGCTGTGCGCTCATGGCCCTGTCGGTCAGCGGCATAGGCCTTGTCAGCTTTGCTGTGCCCATGGACTCAGGCCCAAGTTGCCTGGCCGTGCCCAATGCCACTCGgctgtcaggcttccctggagaCTCTGGCCTGCCCAGTGGCTTGGCTCCGCCTCTGCGGCCAATGACCGACCAGAGCCCAGGGCGGCCAGTCTTGTCAACCTCTGAGAAACCCAAGCCTCATCCGGGAGCTGGGGACCCCACTGCCCTTCCTCTGCCAGCCTTAAGCATCATGCCCGCTGCACGCCCTTCTCCTGCCCCTGAGCATGCCCTGCTGCACTGGACCGCACTGGTCTGCATGATGCTGTTTGTGAGCGCCTTCTCCTTTAGCTTTGGACCAG TGACCTGGCTTGTCCTCAGCGAGGTTTACCCCGTGGAGATCCGAGGGCGAGCCTTTGCCTTCTGCAACAGCTTCAACTGGGCCGCCAACCTCTTCATCAGCCTCTCCTTCCTCGACCTCATTG GTGCCATTGGCTTGTCCTGGACCTTCCTGCTCTACGGGCTGACTGCTGTCTTCGGCCTGGGCTTCATCTATTTATTTGTCCCTGAAACAAAAGGCCAGTCGTTGACAGAGATAGACCAGCAATTCCAGAAGAGATG GTTCGCCCTGAGCTTTGGCCACAGGCAGAGCTCGGCTGGCATCCAGTACAGCCGAATTGAGGTCTCTGCGGCCTGCTGA
- the SLC2A10 gene encoding solute carrier family 2, facilitated glucose transporter member 10 isoform X5, whose protein sequence is MECQIFENTIVLPAPRTLPGRPSLFLALCASVSLLGGLTFGYELAVISGALLPLQLDFGLSCSEQELLVGSLLLGALLASLVGGFLIDRYGRKQAILGSNLVLLAGSLSLSLASSLAWLVLGRSVAGFAISLSSMACCIYVSELVGPRQRGVLVSLYEAGITVGILLSYALNYVLVGALWGWRHMFGWATAPALLQSLSLLLLPPGTVDAAAHRDLIPLQGGEATKLGLGRPRYSFLDLFRTRDNMRGRTMVGLGLVLCQQLTGQPNVLCYASTIFHSVGFRGASSAVLASVGLGAVKVAATLTAMGLVDRVGRRALLIAGCALMALSVSGIGLVSFAVPMDSGPSCLAVPNATRLSGFPGDSGLPSGLAPPLRPMTDQSPGRPVLSTSEKPKPHPGAGDPTALPLPALSIMPAARPSPAPEHALLHWTALVCMMLFVSAFSFSFGPVTWLVLSEVYPVEIRGRAFAFCNSFNWAANLFISLSFLDLIGAIGLSWTFLLYGLTAVFGLGFIYLFVPETKGQSLTEIDQQFQKRWFALSFGHRQSSAGIQYSRIEVSAAC, encoded by the exons AATGTCAGATCTTTGAAAACACCATTGTATTGCCAGCCCCAAGAACACTGCCTG GCCGACCCTCACTCTTCCTGGCACTGTGTGCCTCTGTGTCTTTGCTGGGCGGCCTGACCTTTGGCTATGAACTGGCAGTCATATCGGGTGCCCTACTGCCACTTCAGCTTGACTTTGGGCTAAGCTGCTCGGAACAGGAGCTCCTGGTGGGCAGTCTGCTCCTGGGGGCTCTCCTTGCCTCCCTGGTAGGGGGCTTCCTCATCGACCGCTATGGCAGGAAGCAAGCCATCCTCGGGAGCAACTTGGTGCTGTTGGCGGGCAGCCTGAGCCTGAGCCTGGCCAGCTCCCTGGCCTGGCTGGTCCTGGGCCGCTCAGTGGCTGGCTTTGCCATCTCCCTCTCCTCCATGGCCTGCTGTATCTACGTGTCAGAGCTGGTTGGGCCACGGCAGCGGGGAGTGCTGGTGTCCCTCTACGAGGCAGGCATCACCGTGGGCATCCTGCTCTCCTATGCACTCAACTACGTGCTGGTCGGTGCCCTCTGGGGCTGGAGGCATATGTTCGGCTGGGCCACTGCGCCTGCTCTCCTGCAGTCCctcagcctcctcctcctcccccctggTACAGTTGATGCTGCAGCCCACAGGGACCTCATCCCCCTCCAGGGAGGCGAGGCCACGAAGCTGGGCCTGGGGAGGCCAAGATACTCCTTCCTGGACCTCTTCAGGACCAGGGATAACATGAGAGGCCGGACCatggtggggctggggctggtgcTTTGCCAGCAGCTAACAGGGCAGCCCAACGTGCTGTGCTACGCCTCCACCATCTTCCATTCAGTCGGCTTCCGTGGGGCCTCCTCGGCTGTGCTGGCCTCCGTGGGGCTTGGCGCCGTGAAGGTGGCAGCCACCCTGACCGCCATGGGGCTGGTGGACCGAGTGGGCCGCAGGGCCCTGTTAATCGCTGGCTGTGCGCTCATGGCCCTGTCGGTCAGCGGCATAGGCCTTGTCAGCTTTGCTGTGCCCATGGACTCAGGCCCAAGTTGCCTGGCCGTGCCCAATGCCACTCGgctgtcaggcttccctggagaCTCTGGCCTGCCCAGTGGCTTGGCTCCGCCTCTGCGGCCAATGACCGACCAGAGCCCAGGGCGGCCAGTCTTGTCAACCTCTGAGAAACCCAAGCCTCATCCGGGAGCTGGGGACCCCACTGCCCTTCCTCTGCCAGCCTTAAGCATCATGCCCGCTGCACGCCCTTCTCCTGCCCCTGAGCATGCCCTGCTGCACTGGACCGCACTGGTCTGCATGATGCTGTTTGTGAGCGCCTTCTCCTTTAGCTTTGGACCAG TGACCTGGCTTGTCCTCAGCGAGGTTTACCCCGTGGAGATCCGAGGGCGAGCCTTTGCCTTCTGCAACAGCTTCAACTGGGCCGCCAACCTCTTCATCAGCCTCTCCTTCCTCGACCTCATTG GTGCCATTGGCTTGTCCTGGACCTTCCTGCTCTACGGGCTGACTGCTGTCTTCGGCCTGGGCTTCATCTATTTATTTGTCCCTGAAACAAAAGGCCAGTCGTTGACAGAGATAGACCAGCAATTCCAGAAGAGATG GTTCGCCCTGAGCTTTGGCCACAGGCAGAGCTCGGCTGGCATCCAGTACAGCCGAATTGAGGTCTCTGCGGCCTGCTGA
- the SLC2A10 gene encoding solute carrier family 2, facilitated glucose transporter member 10 isoform X6, protein MGRPSLFLALCASVSLLGGLTFGYELAVISGALLPLQLDFGLSCSEQELLVGSLLLGALLASLVGGFLIDRYGRKQAILGSNLVLLAGSLSLSLASSLAWLVLGRSVAGFAISLSSMACCIYVSELVGPRQRGVLVSLYEAGITVGILLSYALNYVLVGALWGWRHMFGWATAPALLQSLSLLLLPPGTVDAAAHRDLIPLQGGEATKLGLGRPRYSFLDLFRTRDNMRGRTMVGLGLVLCQQLTGQPNVLCYASTIFHSVGFRGASSAVLASVGLGAVKVAATLTAMGLVDRVGRRALLIAGCALMALSVSGIGLVSFAVPMDSGPSCLAVPNATRLSGFPGDSGLPSGLAPPLRPMTDQSPGRPVLSTSEKPKPHPGAGDPTALPLPALSIMPAARPSPAPEHALLHWTALVCMMLFVSAFSFSFGPVTWLVLSEVYPVEIRGRAFAFCNSFNWAANLFISLSFLDLIGAIGLSWTFLLYGLTAVFGLGFIYLFVPETKGQSLTEIDQQFQKRWFALSFGHRQSSAGIQYSRIEVSAAC, encoded by the exons GCCGACCCTCACTCTTCCTGGCACTGTGTGCCTCTGTGTCTTTGCTGGGCGGCCTGACCTTTGGCTATGAACTGGCAGTCATATCGGGTGCCCTACTGCCACTTCAGCTTGACTTTGGGCTAAGCTGCTCGGAACAGGAGCTCCTGGTGGGCAGTCTGCTCCTGGGGGCTCTCCTTGCCTCCCTGGTAGGGGGCTTCCTCATCGACCGCTATGGCAGGAAGCAAGCCATCCTCGGGAGCAACTTGGTGCTGTTGGCGGGCAGCCTGAGCCTGAGCCTGGCCAGCTCCCTGGCCTGGCTGGTCCTGGGCCGCTCAGTGGCTGGCTTTGCCATCTCCCTCTCCTCCATGGCCTGCTGTATCTACGTGTCAGAGCTGGTTGGGCCACGGCAGCGGGGAGTGCTGGTGTCCCTCTACGAGGCAGGCATCACCGTGGGCATCCTGCTCTCCTATGCACTCAACTACGTGCTGGTCGGTGCCCTCTGGGGCTGGAGGCATATGTTCGGCTGGGCCACTGCGCCTGCTCTCCTGCAGTCCctcagcctcctcctcctcccccctggTACAGTTGATGCTGCAGCCCACAGGGACCTCATCCCCCTCCAGGGAGGCGAGGCCACGAAGCTGGGCCTGGGGAGGCCAAGATACTCCTTCCTGGACCTCTTCAGGACCAGGGATAACATGAGAGGCCGGACCatggtggggctggggctggtgcTTTGCCAGCAGCTAACAGGGCAGCCCAACGTGCTGTGCTACGCCTCCACCATCTTCCATTCAGTCGGCTTCCGTGGGGCCTCCTCGGCTGTGCTGGCCTCCGTGGGGCTTGGCGCCGTGAAGGTGGCAGCCACCCTGACCGCCATGGGGCTGGTGGACCGAGTGGGCCGCAGGGCCCTGTTAATCGCTGGCTGTGCGCTCATGGCCCTGTCGGTCAGCGGCATAGGCCTTGTCAGCTTTGCTGTGCCCATGGACTCAGGCCCAAGTTGCCTGGCCGTGCCCAATGCCACTCGgctgtcaggcttccctggagaCTCTGGCCTGCCCAGTGGCTTGGCTCCGCCTCTGCGGCCAATGACCGACCAGAGCCCAGGGCGGCCAGTCTTGTCAACCTCTGAGAAACCCAAGCCTCATCCGGGAGCTGGGGACCCCACTGCCCTTCCTCTGCCAGCCTTAAGCATCATGCCCGCTGCACGCCCTTCTCCTGCCCCTGAGCATGCCCTGCTGCACTGGACCGCACTGGTCTGCATGATGCTGTTTGTGAGCGCCTTCTCCTTTAGCTTTGGACCAG TGACCTGGCTTGTCCTCAGCGAGGTTTACCCCGTGGAGATCCGAGGGCGAGCCTTTGCCTTCTGCAACAGCTTCAACTGGGCCGCCAACCTCTTCATCAGCCTCTCCTTCCTCGACCTCATTG GTGCCATTGGCTTGTCCTGGACCTTCCTGCTCTACGGGCTGACTGCTGTCTTCGGCCTGGGCTTCATCTATTTATTTGTCCCTGAAACAAAAGGCCAGTCGTTGACAGAGATAGACCAGCAATTCCAGAAGAGATG GTTCGCCCTGAGCTTTGGCCACAGGCAGAGCTCGGCTGGCATCCAGTACAGCCGAATTGAGGTCTCTGCGGCCTGCTGA
- the SLC2A10 gene encoding solute carrier family 2, facilitated glucose transporter member 10 isoform X2: protein MRARVPRAPSSPRSPAQHGVAVGMKAADTGRPSLFLALCASVSLLGGLTFGYELAVISGALLPLQLDFGLSCSEQELLVGSLLLGALLASLVGGFLIDRYGRKQAILGSNLVLLAGSLSLSLASSLAWLVLGRSVAGFAISLSSMACCIYVSELVGPRQRGVLVSLYEAGITVGILLSYALNYVLVGALWGWRHMFGWATAPALLQSLSLLLLPPGTVDAAAHRDLIPLQGGEATKLGLGRPRYSFLDLFRTRDNMRGRTMVGLGLVLCQQLTGQPNVLCYASTIFHSVGFRGASSAVLASVGLGAVKVAATLTAMGLVDRVGRRALLIAGCALMALSVSGIGLVSFAVPMDSGPSCLAVPNATRLSGFPGDSGLPSGLAPPLRPMTDQSPGRPVLSTSEKPKPHPGAGDPTALPLPALSIMPAARPSPAPEHALLHWTALVCMMLFVSAFSFSFGPVTWLVLSEVYPVEIRGRAFAFCNSFNWAANLFISLSFLDLIGAIGLSWTFLLYGLTAVFGLGFIYLFVPETKGQSLTEIDQQFQKRWFALSFGHRQSSAGIQYSRIEVSAAC, encoded by the exons GCCGACCCTCACTCTTCCTGGCACTGTGTGCCTCTGTGTCTTTGCTGGGCGGCCTGACCTTTGGCTATGAACTGGCAGTCATATCGGGTGCCCTACTGCCACTTCAGCTTGACTTTGGGCTAAGCTGCTCGGAACAGGAGCTCCTGGTGGGCAGTCTGCTCCTGGGGGCTCTCCTTGCCTCCCTGGTAGGGGGCTTCCTCATCGACCGCTATGGCAGGAAGCAAGCCATCCTCGGGAGCAACTTGGTGCTGTTGGCGGGCAGCCTGAGCCTGAGCCTGGCCAGCTCCCTGGCCTGGCTGGTCCTGGGCCGCTCAGTGGCTGGCTTTGCCATCTCCCTCTCCTCCATGGCCTGCTGTATCTACGTGTCAGAGCTGGTTGGGCCACGGCAGCGGGGAGTGCTGGTGTCCCTCTACGAGGCAGGCATCACCGTGGGCATCCTGCTCTCCTATGCACTCAACTACGTGCTGGTCGGTGCCCTCTGGGGCTGGAGGCATATGTTCGGCTGGGCCACTGCGCCTGCTCTCCTGCAGTCCctcagcctcctcctcctcccccctggTACAGTTGATGCTGCAGCCCACAGGGACCTCATCCCCCTCCAGGGAGGCGAGGCCACGAAGCTGGGCCTGGGGAGGCCAAGATACTCCTTCCTGGACCTCTTCAGGACCAGGGATAACATGAGAGGCCGGACCatggtggggctggggctggtgcTTTGCCAGCAGCTAACAGGGCAGCCCAACGTGCTGTGCTACGCCTCCACCATCTTCCATTCAGTCGGCTTCCGTGGGGCCTCCTCGGCTGTGCTGGCCTCCGTGGGGCTTGGCGCCGTGAAGGTGGCAGCCACCCTGACCGCCATGGGGCTGGTGGACCGAGTGGGCCGCAGGGCCCTGTTAATCGCTGGCTGTGCGCTCATGGCCCTGTCGGTCAGCGGCATAGGCCTTGTCAGCTTTGCTGTGCCCATGGACTCAGGCCCAAGTTGCCTGGCCGTGCCCAATGCCACTCGgctgtcaggcttccctggagaCTCTGGCCTGCCCAGTGGCTTGGCTCCGCCTCTGCGGCCAATGACCGACCAGAGCCCAGGGCGGCCAGTCTTGTCAACCTCTGAGAAACCCAAGCCTCATCCGGGAGCTGGGGACCCCACTGCCCTTCCTCTGCCAGCCTTAAGCATCATGCCCGCTGCACGCCCTTCTCCTGCCCCTGAGCATGCCCTGCTGCACTGGACCGCACTGGTCTGCATGATGCTGTTTGTGAGCGCCTTCTCCTTTAGCTTTGGACCAG TGACCTGGCTTGTCCTCAGCGAGGTTTACCCCGTGGAGATCCGAGGGCGAGCCTTTGCCTTCTGCAACAGCTTCAACTGGGCCGCCAACCTCTTCATCAGCCTCTCCTTCCTCGACCTCATTG GTGCCATTGGCTTGTCCTGGACCTTCCTGCTCTACGGGCTGACTGCTGTCTTCGGCCTGGGCTTCATCTATTTATTTGTCCCTGAAACAAAAGGCCAGTCGTTGACAGAGATAGACCAGCAATTCCAGAAGAGATG GTTCGCCCTGAGCTTTGGCCACAGGCAGAGCTCGGCTGGCATCCAGTACAGCCGAATTGAGGTCTCTGCGGCCTGCTGA
- the SLC2A10 gene encoding solute carrier family 2, facilitated glucose transporter member 10 isoform X4 codes for MERWRGGQRERRLGGRSGRKHSGLCPCYFCFPGRPSLFLALCASVSLLGGLTFGYELAVISGALLPLQLDFGLSCSEQELLVGSLLLGALLASLVGGFLIDRYGRKQAILGSNLVLLAGSLSLSLASSLAWLVLGRSVAGFAISLSSMACCIYVSELVGPRQRGVLVSLYEAGITVGILLSYALNYVLVGALWGWRHMFGWATAPALLQSLSLLLLPPGTVDAAAHRDLIPLQGGEATKLGLGRPRYSFLDLFRTRDNMRGRTMVGLGLVLCQQLTGQPNVLCYASTIFHSVGFRGASSAVLASVGLGAVKVAATLTAMGLVDRVGRRALLIAGCALMALSVSGIGLVSFAVPMDSGPSCLAVPNATRLSGFPGDSGLPSGLAPPLRPMTDQSPGRPVLSTSEKPKPHPGAGDPTALPLPALSIMPAARPSPAPEHALLHWTALVCMMLFVSAFSFSFGPVTWLVLSEVYPVEIRGRAFAFCNSFNWAANLFISLSFLDLIGAIGLSWTFLLYGLTAVFGLGFIYLFVPETKGQSLTEIDQQFQKRWFALSFGHRQSSAGIQYSRIEVSAAC; via the exons atggagagatggaggggtggacagagggagaggaggttGGGTGGACGCTCTGGCAGGAAACATTCTGGACTCTGTCCCTGTTACTTTTGTTTTCCAGGCCGACCCTCACTCTTCCTGGCACTGTGTGCCTCTGTGTCTTTGCTGGGCGGCCTGACCTTTGGCTATGAACTGGCAGTCATATCGGGTGCCCTACTGCCACTTCAGCTTGACTTTGGGCTAAGCTGCTCGGAACAGGAGCTCCTGGTGGGCAGTCTGCTCCTGGGGGCTCTCCTTGCCTCCCTGGTAGGGGGCTTCCTCATCGACCGCTATGGCAGGAAGCAAGCCATCCTCGGGAGCAACTTGGTGCTGTTGGCGGGCAGCCTGAGCCTGAGCCTGGCCAGCTCCCTGGCCTGGCTGGTCCTGGGCCGCTCAGTGGCTGGCTTTGCCATCTCCCTCTCCTCCATGGCCTGCTGTATCTACGTGTCAGAGCTGGTTGGGCCACGGCAGCGGGGAGTGCTGGTGTCCCTCTACGAGGCAGGCATCACCGTGGGCATCCTGCTCTCCTATGCACTCAACTACGTGCTGGTCGGTGCCCTCTGGGGCTGGAGGCATATGTTCGGCTGGGCCACTGCGCCTGCTCTCCTGCAGTCCctcagcctcctcctcctcccccctggTACAGTTGATGCTGCAGCCCACAGGGACCTCATCCCCCTCCAGGGAGGCGAGGCCACGAAGCTGGGCCTGGGGAGGCCAAGATACTCCTTCCTGGACCTCTTCAGGACCAGGGATAACATGAGAGGCCGGACCatggtggggctggggctggtgcTTTGCCAGCAGCTAACAGGGCAGCCCAACGTGCTGTGCTACGCCTCCACCATCTTCCATTCAGTCGGCTTCCGTGGGGCCTCCTCGGCTGTGCTGGCCTCCGTGGGGCTTGGCGCCGTGAAGGTGGCAGCCACCCTGACCGCCATGGGGCTGGTGGACCGAGTGGGCCGCAGGGCCCTGTTAATCGCTGGCTGTGCGCTCATGGCCCTGTCGGTCAGCGGCATAGGCCTTGTCAGCTTTGCTGTGCCCATGGACTCAGGCCCAAGTTGCCTGGCCGTGCCCAATGCCACTCGgctgtcaggcttccctggagaCTCTGGCCTGCCCAGTGGCTTGGCTCCGCCTCTGCGGCCAATGACCGACCAGAGCCCAGGGCGGCCAGTCTTGTCAACCTCTGAGAAACCCAAGCCTCATCCGGGAGCTGGGGACCCCACTGCCCTTCCTCTGCCAGCCTTAAGCATCATGCCCGCTGCACGCCCTTCTCCTGCCCCTGAGCATGCCCTGCTGCACTGGACCGCACTGGTCTGCATGATGCTGTTTGTGAGCGCCTTCTCCTTTAGCTTTGGACCAG TGACCTGGCTTGTCCTCAGCGAGGTTTACCCCGTGGAGATCCGAGGGCGAGCCTTTGCCTTCTGCAACAGCTTCAACTGGGCCGCCAACCTCTTCATCAGCCTCTCCTTCCTCGACCTCATTG GTGCCATTGGCTTGTCCTGGACCTTCCTGCTCTACGGGCTGACTGCTGTCTTCGGCCTGGGCTTCATCTATTTATTTGTCCCTGAAACAAAAGGCCAGTCGTTGACAGAGATAGACCAGCAATTCCAGAAGAGATG GTTCGCCCTGAGCTTTGGCCACAGGCAGAGCTCGGCTGGCATCCAGTACAGCCGAATTGAGGTCTCTGCGGCCTGCTGA
- the SLC2A10 gene encoding solute carrier family 2, facilitated glucose transporter member 10 isoform X1, whose translation MRARVPRAPSSPRSPAQHGVAVGMKAADTECQIFENTIVLPAPRTLPGRPSLFLALCASVSLLGGLTFGYELAVISGALLPLQLDFGLSCSEQELLVGSLLLGALLASLVGGFLIDRYGRKQAILGSNLVLLAGSLSLSLASSLAWLVLGRSVAGFAISLSSMACCIYVSELVGPRQRGVLVSLYEAGITVGILLSYALNYVLVGALWGWRHMFGWATAPALLQSLSLLLLPPGTVDAAAHRDLIPLQGGEATKLGLGRPRYSFLDLFRTRDNMRGRTMVGLGLVLCQQLTGQPNVLCYASTIFHSVGFRGASSAVLASVGLGAVKVAATLTAMGLVDRVGRRALLIAGCALMALSVSGIGLVSFAVPMDSGPSCLAVPNATRLSGFPGDSGLPSGLAPPLRPMTDQSPGRPVLSTSEKPKPHPGAGDPTALPLPALSIMPAARPSPAPEHALLHWTALVCMMLFVSAFSFSFGPVTWLVLSEVYPVEIRGRAFAFCNSFNWAANLFISLSFLDLIGAIGLSWTFLLYGLTAVFGLGFIYLFVPETKGQSLTEIDQQFQKRWFALSFGHRQSSAGIQYSRIEVSAAC comes from the exons AATGTCAGATCTTTGAAAACACCATTGTATTGCCAGCCCCAAGAACACTGCCTG GCCGACCCTCACTCTTCCTGGCACTGTGTGCCTCTGTGTCTTTGCTGGGCGGCCTGACCTTTGGCTATGAACTGGCAGTCATATCGGGTGCCCTACTGCCACTTCAGCTTGACTTTGGGCTAAGCTGCTCGGAACAGGAGCTCCTGGTGGGCAGTCTGCTCCTGGGGGCTCTCCTTGCCTCCCTGGTAGGGGGCTTCCTCATCGACCGCTATGGCAGGAAGCAAGCCATCCTCGGGAGCAACTTGGTGCTGTTGGCGGGCAGCCTGAGCCTGAGCCTGGCCAGCTCCCTGGCCTGGCTGGTCCTGGGCCGCTCAGTGGCTGGCTTTGCCATCTCCCTCTCCTCCATGGCCTGCTGTATCTACGTGTCAGAGCTGGTTGGGCCACGGCAGCGGGGAGTGCTGGTGTCCCTCTACGAGGCAGGCATCACCGTGGGCATCCTGCTCTCCTATGCACTCAACTACGTGCTGGTCGGTGCCCTCTGGGGCTGGAGGCATATGTTCGGCTGGGCCACTGCGCCTGCTCTCCTGCAGTCCctcagcctcctcctcctcccccctggTACAGTTGATGCTGCAGCCCACAGGGACCTCATCCCCCTCCAGGGAGGCGAGGCCACGAAGCTGGGCCTGGGGAGGCCAAGATACTCCTTCCTGGACCTCTTCAGGACCAGGGATAACATGAGAGGCCGGACCatggtggggctggggctggtgcTTTGCCAGCAGCTAACAGGGCAGCCCAACGTGCTGTGCTACGCCTCCACCATCTTCCATTCAGTCGGCTTCCGTGGGGCCTCCTCGGCTGTGCTGGCCTCCGTGGGGCTTGGCGCCGTGAAGGTGGCAGCCACCCTGACCGCCATGGGGCTGGTGGACCGAGTGGGCCGCAGGGCCCTGTTAATCGCTGGCTGTGCGCTCATGGCCCTGTCGGTCAGCGGCATAGGCCTTGTCAGCTTTGCTGTGCCCATGGACTCAGGCCCAAGTTGCCTGGCCGTGCCCAATGCCACTCGgctgtcaggcttccctggagaCTCTGGCCTGCCCAGTGGCTTGGCTCCGCCTCTGCGGCCAATGACCGACCAGAGCCCAGGGCGGCCAGTCTTGTCAACCTCTGAGAAACCCAAGCCTCATCCGGGAGCTGGGGACCCCACTGCCCTTCCTCTGCCAGCCTTAAGCATCATGCCCGCTGCACGCCCTTCTCCTGCCCCTGAGCATGCCCTGCTGCACTGGACCGCACTGGTCTGCATGATGCTGTTTGTGAGCGCCTTCTCCTTTAGCTTTGGACCAG TGACCTGGCTTGTCCTCAGCGAGGTTTACCCCGTGGAGATCCGAGGGCGAGCCTTTGCCTTCTGCAACAGCTTCAACTGGGCCGCCAACCTCTTCATCAGCCTCTCCTTCCTCGACCTCATTG GTGCCATTGGCTTGTCCTGGACCTTCCTGCTCTACGGGCTGACTGCTGTCTTCGGCCTGGGCTTCATCTATTTATTTGTCCCTGAAACAAAAGGCCAGTCGTTGACAGAGATAGACCAGCAATTCCAGAAGAGATG GTTCGCCCTGAGCTTTGGCCACAGGCAGAGCTCGGCTGGCATCCAGTACAGCCGAATTGAGGTCTCTGCGGCCTGCTGA